The following are encoded together in the Bradymonas sediminis genome:
- the dacB gene encoding D-alanyl-D-alanine carboxypeptidase/D-alanyl-D-alanine-endopeptidase, whose translation MKKIYYSYFIALALTAFSVPASAQRAPVQVEKAAPQATNPSAELRQKNERLKAAIEAALAGSDVTQGKVGILAVDAATGQVLYARDADRSMSPASNTKLITVAAALDEFGPAHTFQTELLAEGLDANGELVGDTLKGPLYIKGGGNAFLLYENFLDWANDLRLQGVKKIGGGIVVDNTLFAGEDLPPLFDTKNEDAAYRAPIGALSVNFNGVTVLVDPGEKAGDAATYRFVPANKHIQVVNRATTTSGRRRNIQVSSETIPATGDAEIGTRIVISGNIGLDARTFQSRRKRIDNPAQFAGAVFIEALRAVGIEVAQKVSTGKTPAGAKVMVTHASQPLSYTAFATNKWSNNFMSEMLLRMLGTTQGRAGTWAASQAAVLEFLQKSGIDTTDMVVKNGSGLYDGNRTSPRQFVELLRFMATHQWAPEYRASLAISGVDGTLARRLEDASVRGKIRAKTGTLNESAALSGYMRTATNREIAFSIIFNDPPTFAWRYRPVQDRVAEAIEAFDD comes from the coding sequence ATGAAAAAAATCTATTATTCATATTTTATCGCATTGGCCCTGACCGCATTTAGTGTACCGGCGAGCGCGCAGCGGGCGCCGGTTCAGGTCGAAAAGGCGGCGCCGCAGGCGACCAACCCCTCGGCCGAGCTTCGCCAAAAAAACGAGCGCCTCAAAGCGGCGATCGAGGCCGCGCTGGCGGGCAGTGATGTCACCCAGGGTAAGGTCGGCATCCTCGCCGTGGACGCCGCGACCGGGCAGGTTTTATATGCGCGCGACGCCGACCGCTCGATGAGCCCGGCCAGCAATACCAAGCTTATCACGGTGGCGGCGGCGCTCGATGAGTTCGGCCCCGCCCACACCTTCCAGACCGAATTGCTCGCCGAAGGGCTCGACGCCAACGGCGAGCTGGTCGGCGATACCCTCAAAGGCCCGCTCTATATCAAGGGCGGGGGCAACGCGTTTTTGCTCTACGAGAACTTCCTCGACTGGGCCAACGACCTGCGCCTGCAGGGCGTCAAGAAGATCGGGGGCGGCATCGTGGTCGATAATACGCTGTTTGCCGGCGAGGATCTTCCGCCGCTCTTTGACACCAAAAACGAAGACGCCGCCTACCGCGCGCCCATCGGCGCCCTGTCGGTCAACTTCAACGGCGTCACCGTGCTGGTGGACCCGGGCGAAAAGGCCGGCGACGCGGCGACCTATCGCTTTGTCCCGGCCAACAAACATATTCAGGTCGTGAACCGCGCGACCACGACCAGCGGGCGGCGCCGAAATATCCAGGTCAGCTCCGAGACCATCCCGGCCACCGGCGACGCCGAGATCGGCACCCGCATCGTCATCAGCGGCAATATCGGGCTGGACGCGCGCACCTTCCAAAGCCGGCGAAAACGCATCGATAACCCCGCCCAATTTGCCGGCGCGGTCTTCATCGAGGCGCTCCGGGCGGTCGGCATCGAGGTCGCGCAAAAAGTCAGCACGGGCAAGACGCCCGCGGGCGCGAAGGTGATGGTCACGCACGCCTCGCAGCCGCTCTCCTACACGGCGTTTGCGACCAATAAATGGAGCAATAACTTCATGTCCGAGATGCTCCTGCGCATGCTGGGGACGACCCAGGGACGCGCGGGAACATGGGCCGCGTCGCAGGCGGCGGTGCTCGAATTTTTGCAAAAGTCGGGCATCGACACCACCGATATGGTCGTCAAAAACGGCAGCGGTCTCTACGACGGAAACCGCACCTCGCCGCGCCAATTTGTCGAGCTATTGCGCTTTATGGCCACCCACCAATGGGCGCCGGAATACCGCGCCTCGCTGGCGATCTCGGGCGTCGATGGCACCCTCGCTCGCCGCCTCGAAGACGCGTCGGTGCGCGGTAAAATCCGCGCCAAAACCGGCACCCTCAACGAGTCCGCGGCGCTGTCGGGATATATGCGCACCGCGACGAATCGCGAGATCGCGTTTTCGATCATCTTCAACGACCCGCCCACCTTTGCCTGGCGCTACCGCCCGGTGCAGGACCGGGTGGCCGAGGCCATCGAGGCTTTCGACGACTAA